In Odocoileus virginianus isolate 20LAN1187 ecotype Illinois chromosome 23, Ovbor_1.2, whole genome shotgun sequence, one DNA window encodes the following:
- the NOP2 gene encoding 28S rRNA (cytosine(4447)-C(5))-methyltransferase: MGRKLDPTKEKRGPGRKARKQKGAETELAKFLPAGGDENSKRLSSRARKRAAKRRSGSAEAPEMKKSPGAKPLPGKLPKGAVQTPGKKEALSLFNVARGKKRPAPTHSSEEEEEEDSEGDGVVNQGDLWGSEDSDADMIDDYGADSNSEDEDEDDGEELLPIERAARKQKAQEAVAGGQWSEEETDEEEEEEQASAGSGPREDEESEGGLQINVEEEEPFVLPPAGEMEQDAQAPDLQRVHKRIQDIVGVLRDFGTQREEGRSRSEYLQRLRKDLATYYSYGDFLLGKLMDLFPLSELVEFLEANEVPRPITLRTNTLKTRRRDLAQALINRGVNLDPLGKWSKTGLVVYDSSVPIGATPEYLAGHYMLQGASSMLPVMALAPQEHERILDMCCAPGGKTSYIAQLMKNTGVILANDANAERLKSVVGNLHRLGVTNAIISHHDGRQFPKVVGGFDRVLLDAPCSGTGIISKDPAVKTNKDEKDILRCAHLQKELLLSAIDSVNATSKTGGYLVYCTCSIMVEENEWVVDYALKKRNVRLVPTGLDFGQEGFTRFRERRFHPTLRSTRRFYPHTHNMDGFFIAKFKKFSNSIPQSQTGNSATSTPANPDLPNLNGQVTPKSESGSIPAKKTGQAKQRLQKQLHPKKSSSQKQNGISKGMDAELSAVSSVTKAQVSSKLQNSSQPAVTAAVARELKEAGKLKQQSPELQSSRKAAFRKQRAPRKAMDTDLPAALSLSKTQATPKPEDRDQLVGNTTGVEKVKQQVAEQPFKKAAFQKQNGTPKGPKTPTVSSCSSSRPPPAKRRKSQSRGGRQPPLTSVDG, translated from the exons ATGGGGCGCAAATTGGACCCTACGAAGGAGAAGCGCGGGCCGGGCCGAAAGGCCCGGAAACAGAAAGGTGCAGAGACCGAACTCGCCAAATTCTTGCCTGCAG GTGGTGATGAAAATTCAAAAAGGCTGTCCAGTCGTGCTCGAAAGAG GGCAGCCAAGAGGAGGTCGGGCTCTGCTGAAGCCCCCGAGATGAAAAAGTCCCCTGGGGCTAAACCATTGCCTGGGAAGCTACCAAAAG GAGCTGTCCAGACACCTGGTAAGAAGGAAGCCTTGTCCTTATTTAATGTTGCTCGAGGCAAGAAGCGCCCAGCACCAACCCATAGCagtgaagaagaggaggaggaagactcTGAAGGGGATGGTGTGGTGAACCAGGGGGACCTCTGGGGCTCCGAGGACAGTGATGCCGATATGATAGATGACTATGGAGCTGACTCCAACTCAGAGGACGAAGATGAGGATGACGGCGAAGAG TTGCTGCCCATTGAAAGGGCTGCTCGGAAGCAGAAGGCCCAGGAAGCAGTTGCTGG GGGCCAGTGGAGCGAGGAGGAGACTGacgaagaggaggaagaggagcaggCGTCTGCAGGGTCAGGCCCCCGAGAGGACGAGGAGTCGGAGGGGGGCCTGCAGATCaatgtggaggaggaggagccttTTGTGCTGCCCCCTGCTGGGGAGATGGAGCAGG ATGCCCAGGCTCCAGACTTGCAGCGTGTTCACAAACGCATCCAGGATATAGTGGGCGTGCTACGCGACTTTGGGACTCAACGGGAGGAGGGTCGGTCCCGCTCGGAATACCTGCAGCGGCTTCGCAAGGACCTGGCCACTTACTACTCCTACGGAGACTTCCTGCTGGGCAAGCTCATGGACCTCTTCCCTCTGTCCGAG CTGGTGGAGTTCCTGGAAGCCAATGAGGTGCCTCGGCCCATCACCCTCAGGACCAACACCTTGAAGACCCGGCGCCGGGACCTTGCTcag GCACTCATCAATCGTGGAGTTAATCTGGACCCCCTGGGCAAGTGGTCCAAGACGGGACTCGTGGTGTATGACTCCTCGGTGCCCATTG GGGCCACGCCCGAGTACCTGGCCGGGCACTATATGCTGCAGGGGGCCTCCAGCATGTTGCCTGTCATGGCCTTGGCACCCCAGGAACACGAGCGGATCCTGGACATGTGCTGTGCCCCTGGAGGAAAGACCAGCTACATAG cccagctcaTGAAGAATACAGGTGTGATCCTCGCCAATGATGCCAATGCCGAGCGGCTGAAGAGCGTGGTGGGCAACCTACACCGGCTGGGGGTCACCAACGCCATCATCAGCCACCATGATGGGCGCCAGTTCCCCAAG GTGGTGGGCGGCTTTGATCGAGTCCTGCTGGACGCTCCCTGCAGTGGCACTGGCATCATCTCCAAGGACCCTGCTGTAAAGACGAACAAG gatgagaaggacaTCCTACGATGTGCCCACCTACAGAAGGAGCTGCTCCTGAGCGCCATCGACTCTGTCAACGCCACCTCCAAGACGGGGGGCTACCTCGTCTACTGCACCTGCTCCATCATG GTGGAGGAGAATGAGTGGGTGGTGGACTACGCCCTGAAAAAGAGAAACGTGCGCCTGGTGCCCACTGGCCTGGACTTCGGCCAGGAGGGCTTCACCCGCTTCCGGGAAAGGCGCTTCCACCCCACGCTACGCTCCACCCGCCGCTTCTACCCTCACACCCACAACATGGATGGCTTCTTTATTGCCAAGTTCAAGAAATTCTCCAATTCTATCCCCCAGTCCCAAACGG GCAATTCTGCGACATCAACCCCCGCAAACCCAGACTTGCCCAACCTGAATGGGCAGGTGACCCCCAAGTCTGAGAGTGGCAGCATACCTGCCAAGAAGACTGGTCAGGCAAAGCAACGGCTGCAGAAACAGCTGCATCCCAAGAAGTCTTCATCCCAGAAGCAGAATGGCATCTCCAAAGGGATGGATGCAGAATTGTCCGCTGTGTCTTCTGTCACAAAGGCCCAGGTGTCCTCCAAGCTCCAAAACAGTAGTCAGCCGGCTGTAACAGCAGCAGTGGCTAGGGAACTGAAGGAGGCTGGGAAACTAAAGCAACAGTCACCCGAACTGCAGTCCTCCAGGAAAGCTGCCTTCCGGAAGCAGCGTGCTCCTCGCAAGGCCATGGACACAGACTTGCCTGCAGCACTGTCCCTCTCCAAGACCCAAGCCACACCCAAGCCTGAGGACCGTGACCAGCTTGTTGGAAACACCACAGGGGTTGAGAAGGTTAAGCAGCAGGTGGCAGAGCAACCTTTCAAGAAAGCTGCCTTCCAGAAACAGAATGGCACCCCCAAGGGACCTAAGACTCCCACTGTGTCGTCCTGCAGTTCCAGCCGGCCCCCGCCAGCAAAGAGGAGAAAATCTCAGTCCAGAGGCGGCCGCCAGCCTCCGCTGACTTCAGTGGATGGTTGA
- the IFFO1 gene encoding non-homologous end joining factor IFFO1 isoform X1, with protein sequence MNPLFGPNLFLLQQEQQGLAGPLGDPLGGDHLAGGGDVPPAPLAPAGPAPYSPPGPGPAPPAAMALRNDLGSNINVLKTLNLRFRCFLAKVHELERRNRLLEKQLQQALEEGKQGRRGLPRRDQAVQTGFVSPVRPLGLPLGSRPAAVCTPSARVLGSPARSPAGPLTPSAACQPAPSTSASTAYSSSARFMPGTIWSFSHARRLGPGLEPTVVQGPGLSWVHPDGVGVQIDTITPEIRALYNVLAKVKRERDEYKRRWEEEYTVRLQLQERVNELQEEAQEADACQEELAMKVEQLKAELVVFKGLMSNNLTELDTKIQEKAMKVDMDICRRIDITAKLCDLAQQRNCEDMIKMFQKKLVSFALTQASQLPGALSAAPPPSSCSPHFSLPLLSPAPSLPFLSPFSPPPFLSPPSHSLAPSLFPRPSPLPHSSHSLVPCLPLPPLPPFPPLPPFPPPLPTSLILWLHLSPSSPPPPPSPSSLSPPSLILWFHVSPSLPSPSLPSLPSPSLPSPLPLPPPHLLPPPSLPLTPALILWLHLSPPSLPLSLPLPFSPPLPLPSSPPLPLPSSSSPPFPSLSPPFSHSLAPCLPLPTPHLLSLSGSISLPPFPLWLPDLDVTQVLLYQLHAPFLLAA encoded by the exons ATGAATCCGTTATTCGGCCCcaacctcttcctcctccagcaggagcagcagggcTTGGCCGGGCCGCTGGGGGACCCCTTGGGAGGCGACCACTTGGCAGGCGGCGGGGACGTGCCCCCGGCGCCGCTCGCCCCGGCTGGCCCGGCTCCCTACTCGCCGCCGGGGCCGGGCCCGGCGCCCCCCGCCGCCATGGCGCTCCGCAACGACCTGGGCTCCAACATCAACGTGCTCAAGACCCTCAACCTCCGCTTCCGCTGCTTCCTGGCCAAGGTGCACGAGCTGGAGCGCCGCAACCGACTGCTGGAGAAGCAGCTGCAGCAGGCGCTGGAGGAGGGTAAGCAGGGCCGGCGGGGCCTGCCTCGCCGCGACCAGGCCGTGCAGACCGGCTTCGTCAGCCCCGTCCGACCCCTGGGGCTGCCCCTGGGCTCCCGGCCAGCCGCCGTTTGCACCCCGTCGGCGCGGGTCCTGGGGTCGCCCGCGCGCTCGCCGGCCGGCCCCCTCACGCCGTCCGCGGCCTGCCAGCCGGCGCCCTCCACCTCCGCCTCCACCGCCTACTCCTCGTCGGCCCGCTTCATGCCCGGCACCATCTGGTCCTTCTCTCACGCCCGCCGGCTCGGGCCGGGACTGGAGCCCACTGTGGTGCAAGGGCCTGGCCTGTCGTGGGTGCACCCCGATGGGGTGGGCGTCCAGATCGACACCATCACGCCCGAGATCCGCGCGCTCTACAACGTGCTGGCCAAAGTGAAGCGCGAGCGGGATGAGTACAAGCGGAG GTGGGAAGAGGAGTACACGGTGCGGTTACAGCTGCAGGAGCGTGTGAATGAGCTCCAGGAG GAAGCCCAGGAGGCTGACGCCTGCCAGGAGGAGCTGGCCATGAAGGTGGAACAGCTGAAGGCTGAGCTGGTGGTCTTCAAGGGGCTCATGAGCAAT AACCTGACTGAGCTGGACACGAAGATCCAGGAGAAGGCCATGAAGGTGGACATGGACATCTGCCGCCGCATCGACATCACTGCCAAGCTCTGCGACTTGGCTCAGCAGCGTAACTGCGAGGACATGATCAAGATGTTCCAG AAGAAGCTGGTTAGTTTTGCTCTCACACAAGCTTCTCAGCTCCCCGGGGCTCTCAGTGCAGCGCCCCCTCCATCCTCCTGCTCTCCCcacttctctctccccctcctctcccccgccccctccctccccttcctctcccccttctcccctccccccttcctctccccGCCCTCTCATTCTCTGGCTCCATCTCTCTTCCCCcgtccctcccccctcccccactcctctcATTCTCTGGTTCCatgtctccccctccctcctctcccccctttccctcctctcccccctttccctcctcccctccccacttctctcattctctggctccatctctccccctcctctccccctcctcctccttccccttcctccctctccccccctTCTCTCATTCTCTGGTTCCatgtctccccctccctcccctccccttctctcccctccctcccctccccctctctcccctcccctcttcccctccctccccctcatctccttccccctccctctcttcccctcactCCTGCTCTTATTCTCTGGCTCCatctctctcccccctccctccctctctccctccccctccccttctctcccccccttcccctcccctcctcccccccccttcccctcccctcctcctcctccccccctttcccctccctctctccccccttcTCTCATTCTCTGGCTCCATGTCTCCCCCTCCCTACCCCCCACCTTCTTTCACTCTCTggctccatctctctccctcccttccccctctggCTTCCAGATCTGGATGTGACTCAGGTTCTGCTTTATCAACTTCATGCCCCCTTCCTCCTTGCGGCCTGA
- the IFFO1 gene encoding non-homologous end joining factor IFFO1 isoform X2, protein MNPLFGPNLFLLQQEQQGLAGPLGDPLGGDHLAGGGDVPPAPLAPAGPAPYSPPGPGPAPPAAMALRNDLGSNINVLKTLNLRFRCFLAKVHELERRNRLLEKQLQQALEEGKQGRRGLPRRDQAVQTGFVSPVRPLGLPLGSRPAAVCTPSARVLGSPARSPAGPLTPSAACQPAPSTSASTAYSSSARFMPGTIWSFSHARRLGPGLEPTVVQGPGLSWVHPDGVGVQIDTITPEIRALYNVLAKVKRERDEYKRRWEEEYTVRLQLQERVNELQEEAQEADACQEELAMKVEQLKAELVVFKGLMSNNLTELDTKIQEKAMKVDMDICRRIDITAKLCDLAQQRNCEDMIKMFQKLVSFALTQASQLPGALSAAPPPSSCSPHFSLPLLSPAPSLPFLSPFSPPPFLSPPSHSLAPSLFPRPSPLPHSSHSLVPCLPLPPLPPFPPLPPFPPPLPTSLILWLHLSPSSPPPPPSPSSLSPPSLILWFHVSPSLPSPSLPSLPSPSLPSPLPLPPPHLLPPPSLPLTPALILWLHLSPPSLPLSLPLPFSPPLPLPSSPPLPLPSSSSPPFPSLSPPFSHSLAPCLPLPTPHLLSLSGSISLPPFPLWLPDLDVTQVLLYQLHAPFLLAA, encoded by the exons ATGAATCCGTTATTCGGCCCcaacctcttcctcctccagcaggagcagcagggcTTGGCCGGGCCGCTGGGGGACCCCTTGGGAGGCGACCACTTGGCAGGCGGCGGGGACGTGCCCCCGGCGCCGCTCGCCCCGGCTGGCCCGGCTCCCTACTCGCCGCCGGGGCCGGGCCCGGCGCCCCCCGCCGCCATGGCGCTCCGCAACGACCTGGGCTCCAACATCAACGTGCTCAAGACCCTCAACCTCCGCTTCCGCTGCTTCCTGGCCAAGGTGCACGAGCTGGAGCGCCGCAACCGACTGCTGGAGAAGCAGCTGCAGCAGGCGCTGGAGGAGGGTAAGCAGGGCCGGCGGGGCCTGCCTCGCCGCGACCAGGCCGTGCAGACCGGCTTCGTCAGCCCCGTCCGACCCCTGGGGCTGCCCCTGGGCTCCCGGCCAGCCGCCGTTTGCACCCCGTCGGCGCGGGTCCTGGGGTCGCCCGCGCGCTCGCCGGCCGGCCCCCTCACGCCGTCCGCGGCCTGCCAGCCGGCGCCCTCCACCTCCGCCTCCACCGCCTACTCCTCGTCGGCCCGCTTCATGCCCGGCACCATCTGGTCCTTCTCTCACGCCCGCCGGCTCGGGCCGGGACTGGAGCCCACTGTGGTGCAAGGGCCTGGCCTGTCGTGGGTGCACCCCGATGGGGTGGGCGTCCAGATCGACACCATCACGCCCGAGATCCGCGCGCTCTACAACGTGCTGGCCAAAGTGAAGCGCGAGCGGGATGAGTACAAGCGGAG GTGGGAAGAGGAGTACACGGTGCGGTTACAGCTGCAGGAGCGTGTGAATGAGCTCCAGGAG GAAGCCCAGGAGGCTGACGCCTGCCAGGAGGAGCTGGCCATGAAGGTGGAACAGCTGAAGGCTGAGCTGGTGGTCTTCAAGGGGCTCATGAGCAAT AACCTGACTGAGCTGGACACGAAGATCCAGGAGAAGGCCATGAAGGTGGACATGGACATCTGCCGCCGCATCGACATCACTGCCAAGCTCTGCGACTTGGCTCAGCAGCGTAACTGCGAGGACATGATCAAGATGTTCCAG AAGCTGGTTAGTTTTGCTCTCACACAAGCTTCTCAGCTCCCCGGGGCTCTCAGTGCAGCGCCCCCTCCATCCTCCTGCTCTCCCcacttctctctccccctcctctcccccgccccctccctccccttcctctcccccttctcccctccccccttcctctccccGCCCTCTCATTCTCTGGCTCCATCTCTCTTCCCCcgtccctcccccctcccccactcctctcATTCTCTGGTTCCatgtctccccctccctcctctcccccctttccctcctctcccccctttccctcctcccctccccacttctctcattctctggctccatctctccccctcctctccccctcctcctccttccccttcctccctctccccccctTCTCTCATTCTCTGGTTCCatgtctccccctccctcccctccccttctctcccctccctcccctccccctctctcccctcccctcttcccctccctccccctcatctccttccccctccctctcttcccctcactCCTGCTCTTATTCTCTGGCTCCatctctctcccccctccctccctctctccctccccctccccttctctcccccccttcccctcccctcctcccccccccttcccctcccctcctcctcctccccccctttcccctccctctctccccccttcTCTCATTCTCTGGCTCCATGTCTCCCCCTCCCTACCCCCCACCTTCTTTCACTCTCTggctccatctctctccctcccttccccctctggCTTCCAGATCTGGATGTGACTCAGGTTCTGCTTTATCAACTTCATGCCCCCTTCCTCCTTGCGGCCTGA
- the IFFO1 gene encoding non-homologous end joining factor IFFO1 isoform X6 produces MNPLFGPNLFLLQQEQQGLAGPLGDPLGGDHLAGGGDVPPAPLAPAGPAPYSPPGPGPAPPAAMALRNDLGSNINVLKTLNLRFRCFLAKVHELERRNRLLEKQLQQALEEGKQGRRGLPRRDQAVQTGFVSPVRPLGLPLGSRPAAVCTPSARVLGSPARSPAGPLTPSAACQPAPSTSASTAYSSSARFMPGTIWSFSHARRLGPGLEPTVVQGPGLSWVHPDGVGVQIDTITPEIRALYNVLAKVKRERDEYKRRWEEEYTVRLQLQERVNELQEEAQEADACQEELAMKVEQLKAELVVFKGLMSNNLTELDTKIQEKAMKVDMDICRRIDITAKLCDLAQQRNCEDMIKMFQPRPHPRLSACLGDAGVSVPCRNCVFSLSARPSRWFPLPSLPAGAPPPFSSRTRPRLCSLCTCLPLRSRPWGGGSGSARPRRRTPPWRRVTGRAAPTGTRRRARPSASTRRCSAC; encoded by the exons ATGAATCCGTTATTCGGCCCcaacctcttcctcctccagcaggagcagcagggcTTGGCCGGGCCGCTGGGGGACCCCTTGGGAGGCGACCACTTGGCAGGCGGCGGGGACGTGCCCCCGGCGCCGCTCGCCCCGGCTGGCCCGGCTCCCTACTCGCCGCCGGGGCCGGGCCCGGCGCCCCCCGCCGCCATGGCGCTCCGCAACGACCTGGGCTCCAACATCAACGTGCTCAAGACCCTCAACCTCCGCTTCCGCTGCTTCCTGGCCAAGGTGCACGAGCTGGAGCGCCGCAACCGACTGCTGGAGAAGCAGCTGCAGCAGGCGCTGGAGGAGGGTAAGCAGGGCCGGCGGGGCCTGCCTCGCCGCGACCAGGCCGTGCAGACCGGCTTCGTCAGCCCCGTCCGACCCCTGGGGCTGCCCCTGGGCTCCCGGCCAGCCGCCGTTTGCACCCCGTCGGCGCGGGTCCTGGGGTCGCCCGCGCGCTCGCCGGCCGGCCCCCTCACGCCGTCCGCGGCCTGCCAGCCGGCGCCCTCCACCTCCGCCTCCACCGCCTACTCCTCGTCGGCCCGCTTCATGCCCGGCACCATCTGGTCCTTCTCTCACGCCCGCCGGCTCGGGCCGGGACTGGAGCCCACTGTGGTGCAAGGGCCTGGCCTGTCGTGGGTGCACCCCGATGGGGTGGGCGTCCAGATCGACACCATCACGCCCGAGATCCGCGCGCTCTACAACGTGCTGGCCAAAGTGAAGCGCGAGCGGGATGAGTACAAGCGGAG GTGGGAAGAGGAGTACACGGTGCGGTTACAGCTGCAGGAGCGTGTGAATGAGCTCCAGGAG GAAGCCCAGGAGGCTGACGCCTGCCAGGAGGAGCTGGCCATGAAGGTGGAACAGCTGAAGGCTGAGCTGGTGGTCTTCAAGGGGCTCATGAGCAAT AACCTGACTGAGCTGGACACGAAGATCCAGGAGAAGGCCATGAAGGTGGACATGGACATCTGCCGCCGCATCGACATCACTGCCAAGCTCTGCGACTTGGCTCAGCAGCGTAACTGCGAGGACATGATCAAGATGTTCCAG CCCCGGCCCCACCCGCGTCTGTCTGCCTGTCTCGGTGATGCTGGTGTTTCTGTTCCGTGTCGTAACTGTGTCTTCTCTCTGTCCGCCCGCCCTTCCCGCTGGTTTCCGCTTCCCTCGCTCCCGGCCGGCGCCCCCCCGCCCTTCTCCTCACGCACCCGGCCTCGTCTCTGTAGTCTCTGCACTTGTCTCCCATTAAGGTCCCGTCCATGGGGGGGCGGAAGCGGGAGCGCAAGGCCGCGGAGGAGGACACCTCCCTGGCGGAGAGTGACGGGCCGCGCCGCCCCGACGGGGACGAGGAGGAGAGCACGGCCCTCAGCATCAACGAGGAGATGCAGCGCATGCTGA